One Bacteriovorax sp. PP10 DNA window includes the following coding sequences:
- the ovoA gene encoding 5-histidylcysteine sulfoxide synthase yields the protein MSVSITRNPNLSKAGKQVTFEHQLKKEFGDSWWTGLPPEKCPGFDQERNCLVALPLLNLSICTREDILAYFNNSWTLTELLFQSLKVEEAYIRPPYHALRHPLIFYYGHPAVLYINKLRLAGFQSEPINIYLEKVLETGVDEMSWDDMSKNEMNWPKVSAVHAYRKIVYDIIVDLIKTHPDLNQLKTHNQSSPWWSLWMGMEHEKIHFETSSVLMRELPIEYVETPKFWVPLHPSKNTPKNIIENSWEKKTGETVTIGKPFETESYGWDNEYGSRTVSIKDFEYTKNQITNHEYLDFVASGGYITDKYWSEEGLLWRKFRNTKRPTFWVATGPEGSHEYELRTVFEMIPLPMSWPVEVNFHEAQAFCNWKTELDKTNLKYRLLTEAEFVSLTPKTKDPVLQKHAYKTYKGFTDYNDEYKQNFNFIWSSAKDVNSDLYGNTWHWLVDQFNPLEGFKIDPLYDDFSTPCFDGKHQMIRGGSFMSCGHEASHWARFHFRPHFYQHSGFRMAATLDGSSDNGAKLLLKAKEYIHPRRENILDQMNTKDWWKNIEQPLELAHDEMKAIFDQTETQVLKYMEEMPSKSPMGEAHDPAVNGLKENFSIPYQTTKNFPAHPENYGVLMKTIFEDMAKYSQLPGHPGFAAYVAGAGNFISNTAQLIAQTLNPFTGHYMMAPGLVTLEMEVIKWFQTLVGYNEMSSQGFLTTGSSYATLSALAMARKEKLEGHDFSKVTAYASSDSHHCIAKAWAILGFKKENLRLVPLRDFKMDTKLLEAKVEEDTARGFKPFLVVATLGSTKTGCVDSLQDILPISKKHNLWLHADGAYGALFMLTGAGKEILKGIESTDSVALDPHKALSIPYGTGCLLVKNKDHMLFDYLSDDSYMPPRPVDQVDYADITPELSRDFRGLRVWLPIKTLGIGPFQLNLEEKLKLAEWLAKEISQIPELEIVSKPELTILTFAHKKGDEATKKLMEKINNQGTLFLSSCSIDGKVAIRFCLLGFRLHFDRLQKAVNEMKTMV from the coding sequence ATGTCTGTCAGTATCACACGAAATCCGAACCTCTCTAAGGCCGGAAAACAAGTCACTTTCGAACACCAGTTAAAAAAAGAATTTGGTGATTCATGGTGGACTGGTTTGCCTCCAGAAAAATGTCCTGGTTTTGATCAGGAAAGAAATTGTCTGGTTGCTCTACCATTACTTAATCTTAGTATCTGTACGCGCGAAGATATCTTAGCTTACTTCAATAACTCATGGACACTGACAGAATTACTTTTTCAAAGTTTAAAAGTTGAAGAAGCTTATATCAGACCTCCATACCACGCTCTAAGACATCCACTTATTTTTTATTATGGTCACCCGGCAGTTTTATATATTAATAAACTCCGCCTGGCCGGATTCCAAAGTGAGCCGATCAATATCTATCTGGAAAAAGTTCTGGAGACTGGTGTTGATGAGATGAGCTGGGATGATATGTCCAAAAACGAAATGAACTGGCCGAAAGTTTCTGCTGTTCATGCGTATCGAAAAATCGTCTATGACATCATCGTTGACTTGATTAAAACTCACCCGGACTTAAATCAATTAAAGACTCACAATCAGTCTTCACCATGGTGGTCACTATGGATGGGAATGGAGCACGAGAAAATTCACTTTGAAACTTCAAGCGTATTGATGCGTGAACTTCCGATTGAGTATGTTGAAACTCCAAAGTTCTGGGTGCCACTTCACCCGTCGAAAAATACTCCGAAGAATATTATAGAAAATTCTTGGGAGAAAAAAACAGGTGAGACTGTCACAATTGGAAAACCTTTTGAGACTGAATCTTATGGTTGGGATAATGAATACGGAAGCCGTACTGTTAGTATTAAAGATTTTGAGTATACAAAAAATCAAATCACTAATCATGAATACTTAGATTTCGTGGCCTCTGGTGGATACATCACTGATAAGTACTGGAGCGAAGAAGGACTTCTTTGGAGAAAATTTAGAAACACTAAACGCCCGACGTTCTGGGTAGCAACAGGCCCTGAAGGCTCACACGAGTATGAGCTAAGAACTGTTTTTGAAATGATTCCTCTTCCAATGTCATGGCCGGTAGAAGTAAACTTTCACGAAGCCCAGGCCTTCTGCAATTGGAAAACAGAATTAGATAAAACCAATTTGAAATACCGTCTGTTAACTGAAGCAGAATTCGTTTCACTAACTCCAAAAACAAAAGATCCTGTTTTACAAAAACACGCTTATAAAACTTATAAAGGTTTTACTGACTACAATGATGAGTACAAACAAAATTTTAACTTCATCTGGTCATCGGCAAAAGACGTAAACAGCGACCTGTACGGAAATACATGGCACTGGTTAGTCGATCAGTTCAATCCGCTTGAAGGATTTAAGATCGATCCATTGTATGATGATTTTTCTACACCATGCTTTGATGGAAAACACCAAATGATCAGAGGTGGATCTTTCATGAGCTGTGGGCACGAAGCAAGTCACTGGGCGAGATTTCATTTCCGTCCACACTTCTATCAGCACTCAGGTTTTAGAATGGCCGCAACTCTTGATGGATCAAGTGACAACGGAGCAAAACTTTTATTAAAAGCAAAAGAGTACATTCACCCTCGTCGTGAAAACATCTTGGATCAGATGAATACGAAAGACTGGTGGAAAAACATTGAGCAGCCGCTTGAGTTAGCTCATGATGAAATGAAAGCGATCTTTGATCAGACTGAAACTCAAGTGTTGAAGTACATGGAAGAGATGCCTTCTAAATCTCCAATGGGGGAAGCTCATGATCCGGCCGTTAATGGATTAAAAGAAAATTTCAGCATTCCATACCAAACGACAAAAAACTTTCCAGCTCACCCCGAAAATTACGGTGTGCTGATGAAAACTATTTTTGAAGACATGGCAAAGTACTCACAGCTTCCAGGGCATCCGGGATTTGCCGCTTACGTTGCTGGTGCTGGAAACTTTATTTCTAATACAGCTCAATTGATTGCCCAGACACTAAATCCTTTCACTGGCCATTACATGATGGCACCAGGTCTTGTGACTCTGGAGATGGAAGTGATCAAGTGGTTTCAAACTTTAGTAGGCTACAATGAAATGTCGTCACAAGGGTTTTTAACAACGGGAAGCTCATACGCAACACTAAGTGCACTAGCAATGGCGAGAAAAGAAAAACTTGAAGGGCATGACTTTTCTAAAGTCACAGCTTACGCTTCAAGTGACTCTCACCACTGTATTGCTAAAGCGTGGGCCATTTTAGGATTCAAAAAAGAAAACCTAAGACTTGTTCCTCTTCGCGATTTTAAAATGGATACAAAACTTCTTGAAGCTAAGGTTGAAGAAGATACTGCTCGTGGATTTAAGCCATTCTTAGTTGTGGCGACACTAGGTTCAACAAAAACTGGTTGTGTCGATTCTCTTCAAGACATTCTTCCTATCTCGAAAAAACATAATCTATGGCTACATGCTGATGGTGCTTATGGTGCCTTGTTCATGCTGACAGGAGCGGGGAAAGAGATCTTAAAAGGAATTGAATCAACTGACTCAGTTGCGCTTGATCCACACAAAGCACTTTCTATTCCCTACGGAACAGGATGTTTATTAGTAAAAAATAAAGATCATATGTTGTTTGATTATTTATCAGACGATTCATATATGCCACCTCGTCCAGTTGATCAGGTTGACTATGCAGACATCACTCCGGAGCTCTCAAGAGACTTCAGAGGGCTGCGTGTATGGCTTCCGATTAAGACTCTAGGAATTGGTCCATTCCAATTAAACCTGGAAGAGAAATTAAAATTAGCAGAATGGTTAGCTAAAGAAATATCTCAGATTCCTGAACTTGAAATTGTTTCAAAACCAGAGCTGACGATTTTAACTTTCGCTCATAAAAAAGGCGACGAGGCGACGAAGAAGTTGATGGAAAAAATTAACAATCAAGGAACACTATTTTTGTCATCGTGTTCGATTGATGGAAAAGTCGCGATTCGTTTTTGCTTACTAGGATTCAGATTACACTTTGATCGCTTACAAAAAGCGGTGAACGAAATGAAGACGATGGTGTAA
- a CDS encoding aminotransferase class V-fold PLP-dependent enzyme — MTIEKFKSEFYQGTERIHLNNGGLAPISAPARERILYWGDRFYKEGFYTDLDYVENVFNSRKSLATLIGCDHSEVAFFQSTASAVSQFAFQYPLEEGDEVITWAEEYGSHLFPWLEACKRAKANLIEVKSGENLSTPYQLLVERITNKTKIIAVSWVQFLTGAKTDLEALGKITRAKNIFLFVDIIQGLGLHPFDMKKLGVDAVAGGSHKWLFSPVGVGYLAIDQKHIGKVKPHNVGSYTFGTCDDPTDSVCMPKLDALKFEAGSKQVLEITALGASVDLILKTGVSVIEKETLRLATKLRVGLEAKGYKVHSPYSVDNHQSAMVNFIPKDHTIEALKSLPCNFAIRGPGVRLTPAAFVSDLTIERVLKVL, encoded by the coding sequence GTGACGATTGAAAAATTTAAATCAGAGTTTTATCAGGGGACGGAGCGTATCCATTTAAACAATGGTGGGCTTGCTCCTATATCTGCACCTGCGAGAGAGCGCATTCTTTATTGGGGAGACCGCTTTTATAAAGAAGGGTTTTATACTGATTTAGATTACGTTGAGAACGTTTTTAATTCGAGAAAATCTCTGGCCACACTTATTGGATGTGATCATTCGGAAGTCGCTTTTTTTCAAAGCACTGCAAGTGCAGTTAGTCAGTTTGCTTTTCAATACCCTTTAGAAGAAGGTGACGAAGTGATTACGTGGGCAGAAGAGTATGGCTCGCATTTGTTTCCCTGGCTAGAGGCTTGTAAAAGAGCAAAGGCCAATCTTATTGAAGTGAAGTCTGGTGAAAATCTGTCAACTCCTTATCAATTATTAGTTGAAAGGATAACGAATAAGACAAAAATTATTGCCGTGTCTTGGGTGCAATTTCTAACTGGAGCTAAAACTGATTTAGAAGCTCTTGGAAAAATCACTCGCGCTAAAAATATCTTTTTATTCGTCGATATTATTCAAGGATTGGGACTTCATCCATTTGATATGAAAAAACTTGGAGTCGATGCGGTTGCAGGTGGCTCTCACAAGTGGTTATTCAGTCCTGTGGGCGTGGGTTACCTTGCCATTGATCAGAAACATATCGGAAAAGTAAAACCTCATAACGTCGGCTCTTATACGTTTGGAACATGCGATGACCCGACTGATTCGGTCTGTATGCCAAAACTAGATGCACTTAAATTTGAAGCAGGATCAAAACAAGTTTTAGAAATTACCGCTCTTGGTGCTTCAGTTGATTTGATTTTAAAAACAGGTGTGAGTGTGATTGAAAAAGAAACTCTCAGACTGGCGACGAAACTCAGAGTAGGGCTGGAAGCAAAGGGATACAAAGTTCATTCACCCTATAGTGTTGATAATCACCAATCGGCGATGGTTAACTTCATTCCCAAAGATCATACAATTGAAGCATTAAAATCACTTCCATGTAACTTTGCGATTCGAGGACCTGGAGTGAGATTAACTCCTGCTGCTTTTGTTTCTGATTTAACAATTGAAAGAGTCCTGAAGGTTTTATGA
- a CDS encoding NAD-dependent epimerase/dehydratase family protein, whose amino-acid sequence MKILVLGGTRFFGAHLVKSLIVEGHNVIVATRGNSDFAFQGQAQFEKADRNNLDDLKRLAELEPFDLIYDQVCMSAKNANDACTAFKGKCKRYIFTSTGSVYDPENDLELSEELFDHKHYPIKLEDTDPYDYQEAKRQAEAVFSQTASFPVVMVRFPHVIGQDDYTHRLKFHIDAIKNGKEIYFPSFSSRLGFIQSHVAGQFLNYIGKQSFTGAVNAVGTGYISMADLVAMIEQKTGKKAVIASVATEANHSPFGFSTDFMMPNQKARSLGFQFDSLTQYLPELIDWYAKS is encoded by the coding sequence ATGAAAATTCTAGTTTTAGGTGGCACGAGATTCTTCGGAGCTCATTTAGTTAAGTCTTTAATTGTGGAAGGACACAATGTCATCGTTGCCACTCGTGGAAATAGTGATTTTGCTTTTCAAGGCCAGGCTCAATTTGAAAAAGCAGACCGAAATAACCTTGATGATCTAAAAAGACTAGCTGAGCTTGAACCTTTCGATTTGATTTACGATCAAGTTTGTATGTCTGCTAAAAATGCTAACGATGCTTGCACGGCCTTTAAAGGAAAATGTAAGCGTTATATTTTTACCAGCACAGGATCAGTTTACGATCCGGAGAATGATCTTGAGTTAAGTGAAGAGTTGTTTGATCACAAACATTACCCCATAAAATTGGAAGACACAGATCCTTACGACTATCAGGAAGCCAAACGCCAGGCAGAAGCGGTGTTTAGCCAGACGGCTTCTTTCCCCGTGGTGATGGTAAGGTTTCCACATGTCATAGGACAAGACGATTACACTCATCGATTAAAATTTCACATCGATGCGATTAAGAATGGAAAAGAAATTTATTTCCCTTCTTTTTCGAGCAGATTAGGCTTTATTCAATCACATGTAGCAGGGCAATTCTTAAATTACATTGGGAAACAAAGCTTTACTGGTGCCGTGAATGCAGTCGGTACAGGTTATATTTCCATGGCAGATTTAGTGGCCATGATTGAACAAAAAACCGGAAAGAAAGCAGTGATAGCGAGTGTGGCAACTGAGGCCAATCATTCTCCATTTGGATTTAGCACTGACTTCATGATGCCAAATCAAAAAGCAAGATCACTTGGATTTCAATTTGATTCATTAACTCAATATTTGCCGGAGTTGATTGACTGGTATGCAAAATCCTAG
- the arfB gene encoding alternative ribosome rescue aminoacyl-tRNA hydrolase ArfB, with amino-acid sequence MYKFNIPENEYELSFSRSGGAGGQNVNKVNTKATLHWNVRDTQVLPPVVIERFYKKYGNRISADGFVTLTSQEHRTQHMNISEVVKKLHDLIETIALPPKVRKPTKPTKSSVNERIKSKKAKGDTKKGRQEKFF; translated from the coding sequence ATGTATAAGTTTAATATCCCCGAAAATGAGTATGAATTAAGTTTTTCCCGCAGCGGTGGTGCTGGCGGACAGAACGTTAATAAGGTCAATACCAAGGCGACTTTGCATTGGAATGTCCGTGACACTCAAGTTCTTCCACCTGTTGTGATTGAAAGATTTTATAAAAAATATGGGAATAGAATTAGTGCTGATGGTTTTGTGACTTTAACAAGTCAGGAGCATAGAACTCAGCATATGAATATTTCTGAAGTGGTAAAAAAGCTGCATGACTTAATTGAAACAATCGCGCTTCCACCAAAAGTCAGGAAGCCAACTAAACCTACTAAGTCTTCAGTTAACGAGAGAATCAAATCTAAAAAAGCAAAAGGCGACACTAAGAAGGGCCGCCAGGAAAAATTTTTTTAG